The nucleotide window AGGATCATTTTTTAAGCTTATAAACAGCGAAAGTTTCATCAATATCGGTCTAGTAGATTTTGCGTCACGTCAATGataacagttttataaaattatatgttacataGATAGGAGACTTGttattgtgattttaaataCGGTTTGACAAATATTCtaggctaaataaatatttcaacattaatttcaattcgagccaaaaatagtatttttaaataaccttgTCGATCGTAGTTTGAAttccttgtaaatatttcataagatTTTTCGTTATATGTTGTTATTAATGACGGTGTAACGCCGGCGCGTGCGCAGATGccttgtttttctttataagaACGTGAGATTTAAACAAATGGAGCCTTCGCTTCTTATAGCCAGTTTTGTGTTTTTAGAACGTCTGCAGTCAGTACGTGCGTGGTGCGTATGGCCCAGGGATCTATGGTACCACATATGGCTATGGAGCTGGTCTCGCCCCCGCTGCATTTTCTGCTTATCCTGAATTCGCTGCCTATGGCGGAGCAGGTGTTGGTGATGTAGTGGTAGCTGGTAAGATGGGCGTTGCTGGTACAACCGCAGTAGCTGGTCAAGTGCCTGTCCTCGGTGCTGTTGAATTTGGTGGTATCGTGCCGGCTGCTGGTACCGTATCTATCGCCGGTAGCTGCGGTTGCGGTTGCAACGGTGCGTGATGCGTATTtcttaaatagtatatttttgttcCTAAATCCTAATCTTTAACACCAAGACGACCTATTAGCTAGAAAACGTATATTGTCTATTCAAATCTGAGCAAGCACTTCCTTGTTTTTCATGACACATGTATGACCAGTTCCTATTTTATTTGGTGATTCAATTAAATgacatgaaatttataatataagctgCCCGACAGCGACATTGAGAAAAGTGAGAGCCTCATAAACGATTACTTCGAACGAAGTGTTTacttgatgaaaaaaaatattattataaggcaCGTGCTTTAGTCTcataacatttgtttataaatttaaatttatgtttaagtttagATGAAAGTCTGTTctgaatgtaatattattatatattatccagtaattcaatttcattttaaactcaATCCCCAGGCGCATACGGTCTATATTCCGCTGCACCATTCGCTGCAGCTGCTCCGTTCGCTGCAGCTGCTCCATTCGCTGCTGCTGCACCATTTGCTGCTGCTCCGTGTGCTTCTCCTTTCGCTTACGAAGTTGCTGCCGTCTCAGCTTCAAACGGCGGCGGTCTGAAAATAACTAGTGGTTCCGCTCTGCCCCCACGAGGAGTATCTGTTTTATCAGAAAACGCCATAGAAGGTGCTCTCGCAGTCGCCGGCGCTTTGCCGTTCTTAGGAACCGTGGGCCTTGAAGGTGTTCTGCCAACTGCTGGTTTTGGTGCCGTCAACTACGGCTGTGGCAACGGCGCAGTTGGCATTGTGGCTGAGGATATTGCCCCAGTTGGCATCGCAAGTCCATTCGAATACGGTGTTGGTCCTGTCGCTGCTGATAGATTCGGCTACGGTTCTATCGGCTATGGTCCCTTCGGTTACGGCACAGGAGTGTATGGCCGTGCTGGTTATGGATACGGCGCGTTTATTTAAGGACTGATAATTTACCCTTAAAATGTAGTGTTaagcgaataaaaatattgtacataatgTTGCCTTTTCGTttacaacttaatttaaaaacatttacaaaaattactataataatttctCCTTAAATTATACTTCATATTTTAAGTACACTCAACTTAAATGAAAGACAAGGCTCAGCATAATGATCGTCTAGCTATGCGACAAATGAAGGTTAAATTATGACCCTTATGGCTACCATGGACCCTTATGGTTCCTGGTCGTTGACTCAATATGACTCTCAATTAAAGATTGTTAAACAATAAGTATCTCTCATCAACTTCAATCGGGTGcggtttaaagtaaaaaattgtgGAGTCGTTACTTTATTCTTAGTAATTTTACATAGagacgaaagtttgtatgtatgaatcCATGTGATAATCTTTCACTCAAAAACtattgaatggattttaatgaaactttacaataatatagcttatacaccagaataacacataggctataattaataaagatgttGTGTGAATTGTccaatatattgatatatcaaGAAAATATGAAAAGTTTGGTAcgtaaacttgaactccaaggaaacaCATTGGTTACTTTTTACGCCTAATACCTGATAACCAACACCTAAAACACAAGCAAAGGCGCGGGTAAAAACTAGTTGTGTAATATAGATCAACGTGATAGATATGATACCCAAAGATTCAAATTTGagcaattttaaacatttctcgTTTCGAAGCGAACGATCTTTTTGGTTACACGTGAATTGGAATCGGGGACACATTCTAAAGTATTCAATCGAATGACATTTattcaacttatcactaagcatttaaaattaatatttgacgcGGGTAACATTctaagtgatacgtctttagaggtgtaaacaacattgacctccaaaaatatttttgatatagtttatataaaccaaactaacctatataaaatcaaattttaataactaaataatgattgaaattaagaaaacaaaGATAAAGTACTGaggaatataaaagaaaattagaaagtttaaaaaagaaaaaacaaaaatccatagacaattttaatctatattaaatgcccaACGTAACCAACATGTTTATCCGAATAAAGTTTAACAATGAATTGGAGAAAACCGGGAAGTAAAGAGTTAAAATAGTCACTATCAGTAGTACCCTTTAGAAAATATATGCAGACTGATGCTCGCAGACTTTACCGTAGGCCTTTTGATGACCTAAAATTCTTTATCTAGACATGTAAATGTTCTAAAGCAATATTTGGACGAAACATCGTCGTAGTGCAGTCATTTTTACAagctatttaaaatgtatatacccGAGCCTTCCAATTGGTCAAAATCCGTTGCTTAAAAGAAGTAGGCAGAGATTACAAATCAGAAAAAGCTATTAccgactttgttttgtaatatttatagataacttAAACTAGTTTTAGAAACGCGCTGAGCCGCTGAGTTTTTTTCGACGGTTCTTCTCAAGAAAATACCCTGAGTAAattattttccgaaccggtggtagtgttcaATTCGACAATCAATAAGTAGATGTAaggcttctatattgaataaagtaagttgatttgatttgatttgcacgTGTCGGGGCGCGTTTTGCCTGTTTCGTTGTCGGTTGTATATATCGAATTTAAGATagacagttatttaaaaaaaatatgcagaaCCGCTGACCTTGTTCTGGTCATCGGCTCTGCTatagttacaataattttatgtttatactgaAAAGCAACTTTAAGATAACGACggcatttatttgatttaaaaataaaaaggtgagtattaacaaaaacaagccataattcaaaatagttcgttttatttaatcaacacaGCTTTTTCTTATCTTACCAACATAGATTttacttacaatgttttctCTTCCGAAGTCGGTCACAAAGTGTTTCCCGTACTCAAATCAACCCTCTTTTATTAAATCGCCCGCCCCACCAGAGGCGGACATCAACCACAAAAACacttcattattaaacaaacagaTGTTGTAAAATCACTGTATTAGAAAATGGTTTTGacaattctttttataaaacaattaataattttaaatgaaaataattaaaagtaatttaaaccgAATTGCAGTAAcattatctaattaataataattacacgattaatcaatttttataaaatcaataccgGCCATATTTTAGCCATAcaatcattttaacatttacaataatttttaagaataaaatcaacCTTATCAGCTAAACAATATTCGCGGCGacatatattataggtataaaaGGTACCATatgtccttggggttcaagcttgctttatagtaatattatcaatttagtTCAGTGATTTAATCGTGTAAGCGTTACAGGCAGACGGACAGAAAGACAGGgcaactttcgcatttattataaaaaaaatgatcataattttaataataaccaagtgtctacttttattatactcAATATAATGGAAGATAAGGCTCAATGGTACACGAGTCTATCGGGGTAACAAACGCAGGTTCGTTTATGACCCATTGGAATATTATCTTGCCTACTTTGTATAAAAGCTTTACTCAAATTATggttttgaatattattgctGCAATTctttcaattcaaaataaatggAAACTTCGAGAaagtttaatttcttaaatgGTCATAAACAACTTTAACCGATCACAGGACTATGtattcttagaaataagaccagaagttattttttttttaatacaaatttattactaccctcaagaaaacaatttacaaaacgaatctactttgaaaacaattaaatttgacaaaccaaaattaaattaaataaaaactaaaaatgtaagaCCTCCGaaactattacaacaattatGGAACAATCTAACGAAAAACCCAACGGACAGAATGACGTTGCCGAGATGTTGACCCGATAACAGCCGAACAGCCAAGAGCTCGCGCCGGGTGCTGGCGctgctttttatatgttttccccACTCTTCTTCAATCTTCTACAGTATATTAAAAAGGGAACAACTTACTGATTCATTGTTCTACCGTcgaaattaataagtatttctgtGTTTTGTTTCAAATCTTGTTCCATTGTTAATTCCGACACAATTAAGATTATATCTTAGCTATAATTATTGGTAATTAAAGTAAGGTATAAAGATCGGCTTATAGGTCTTGTAGTATCTATGGACGAAGATGATTACTAATCTCTAGTGACTGGCTAACTCGTTTGCGTTCCtaaaatattggtaaaaaaGTAAAGAGCATGCACTgaattagataatttatttattttaaaatgtacctCAACACGTGACactgtataagaaaaacattcacagatataaatgtatatcaattaaaactGTACACAACATTcactaaatttaacatttaaaattgtataaattttaatgattatgttAACACATACATACTACAAATTATTGAATCGTTTTAGTTTTTTCGATTTCGGAGTAGCGGCTCGAAGTGTCAGGTGACAAGAGATGacaaaattgtattgaatttaaatttaaagtttgtgttcatcatcatcatcatgatctgCCTGTATTAGTTGACTGCTGGACCTAGGCCCGtccaaggcgcgccactgagcccaATCTTCGGGCCTTCTCAACTACGCTCTACCAGCCACCTTCCACATCACAGCTCCACACAGGGCGTGCTAATTTAGTTTGTGTTAATTTACGTCTAGCaaaatcgatattaaaaaaatatttactataattttacatgttgaataaaaaaaaattgggaatATTTGGTCTTAATTTTTGGTAAATAAAAATGGGATTCA belongs to Vanessa tameamea isolate UH-Manoa-2023 chromosome 28, ilVanTame1 primary haplotype, whole genome shotgun sequence and includes:
- the LOC113396751 gene encoding chorion class CB protein PC404-like is translated as MSALAFLFFCFQACLLQNVCSQYVRGAYGPGIYGTTYGYGAGLAPAAFSAYPEFAAYGGAGVGDVVVAGKMGVAGTTAVAGQVPVLGAVEFGGIVPAAGTVSIAGSCGCGCNGAYGLYSAAPFAAAAPFAAAPCASPFAYEVAAVSASNGGGLKITSGSALPPRGVSVLSENAIEGALAVAGALPFLGTVGLEGVLPTAGFGAVNYGCGNGAVGIVAEDIAPVGIASPFEYGVGPVAADRFGYGSIGYGPFGYGTGVYGRAGYGYGAFI